A part of Leptospira yasudae genomic DNA contains:
- a CDS encoding ATP-binding protein → MDSGKKKDFENLFRLQIPSHPRYLSIIRSLVYNLAFENGFTTSDSADLKLAVGECLQNVIKHSYGGKRNLPIFLEINLYDNRMEIRIRDFGSQKNLSEIRGYEPNDYREEGIGLYLVKKLTDHFYLDQSLPEGNRLILTKLK, encoded by the coding sequence ATGGATTCCGGTAAAAAGAAAGATTTCGAAAATCTGTTTCGATTGCAGATTCCTTCGCATCCCCGTTACTTGTCGATTATTCGAAGCCTCGTTTATAACTTAGCGTTCGAGAACGGATTTACCACGAGCGATTCGGCCGACCTCAAACTCGCAGTCGGAGAATGCCTCCAAAACGTCATCAAACATTCCTACGGCGGGAAACGGAATTTACCGATTTTTCTCGAAATCAATCTCTACGACAACCGGATGGAAATTCGAATTCGCGACTTCGGAAGTCAGAAAAATCTTTCCGAAATCAGAGGATATGAGCCTAATGATTACCGGGAGGAAGGAATCGGTCTGTATCTCGTGAAAAAACTCACGGATCATTTTTATCTCGACCAATCCCTGCCGGAAGGGAACCGACTGATTCTCACAAAACTGAAATGA
- a CDS encoding LA_2478/LA_2722/LA_4182 family protein produces the protein MNPFRKSIFVFVILVISIVSTPNCRKGPSISREEVQKLSKDYFTRLCTKTAECASRYLETLPASEKTSENAAYSVDQCMEEQKDQNILPDEYEKVTDAQIAKVKVCMEDLLKVPCEEMEGGGIPSCQELFQSSKDE, from the coding sequence ATGAATCCGTTTCGAAAAAGTATATTCGTTTTTGTTATATTAGTGATTTCGATTGTTTCTACACCGAACTGCAGAAAAGGACCGTCCATTTCCAGAGAAGAAGTTCAGAAGCTGAGTAAGGATTATTTTACGCGGCTTTGCACGAAAACCGCCGAATGTGCGAGTCGTTATCTCGAAACTCTTCCCGCTTCCGAAAAAACTTCCGAGAACGCGGCGTATTCCGTGGATCAATGTATGGAAGAACAAAAGGATCAGAACATTCTTCCCGACGAATATGAAAAGGTCACGGACGCGCAGATCGCCAAAGTCAAAGTCTGTATGGAGGATCTTCTGAAAGTTCCTTGTGAGGAAATGGAAGGAGGGGGAATCCCTTCCTGCCAAGAGTTGTTTCAGTCCTCCAAAGACGAATAG
- a CDS encoding citrate synthase/methylcitrate synthase — protein sequence MNTTINPIEERKYSPGLEGIPAVKTRISKVDGINGKLTVAGYPIEEFANKASFEETFYLLLEDKLPDRRQRRQITRDLIAARRFSKTHRTILEAAVAEKASIIECLRIGAAALSLGNKFSSPEEEGMTVVASFPLIVAWVYRLKKGLVPILPDYNLTHASNFLNMLGIDPDPKKEAALNAYWNTVADHGLNASTFTARVIASTQSDLISAATGAVGALKGPLHGGAPGPALDMVFEIGKKENAEDYLRNKLIRGERLMGFGHRIYKVRDPRADVLARAAKDLYELPELKELYDLSLFVEETALRLLKEFKPDRVLHTNVEFYTALLLHGLGLPTELFTPVFAIGRAAGWMAHCLEQKKERILRPDAIYIGPEDRHWI from the coding sequence ATGAACACGACAATCAATCCGATTGAAGAAAGAAAATACAGCCCCGGTCTGGAAGGAATTCCCGCGGTTAAAACGAGAATTTCAAAAGTGGACGGAATCAACGGCAAACTTACCGTCGCCGGTTATCCGATCGAAGAATTCGCAAATAAAGCGAGTTTCGAGGAAACGTTTTATCTGCTTCTCGAAGACAAACTTCCCGATCGCCGACAAAGAAGACAAATCACGAGAGATCTGATCGCCGCGCGCCGATTTTCAAAAACACATCGAACGATTCTCGAAGCAGCCGTTGCGGAAAAAGCTTCCATCATCGAATGTCTGCGGATCGGCGCGGCGGCGCTCTCGCTTGGAAATAAATTTTCTTCTCCCGAAGAGGAAGGTATGACGGTGGTTGCAAGTTTTCCTCTGATCGTTGCCTGGGTGTATCGATTGAAAAAGGGGCTCGTTCCGATCCTCCCCGATTACAATCTTACGCACGCGTCAAATTTCCTGAATATGCTCGGAATCGATCCCGATCCGAAAAAGGAAGCGGCTTTAAACGCATATTGGAACACGGTCGCCGATCACGGATTAAACGCCTCTACCTTTACCGCGCGGGTCATCGCTTCCACACAATCCGATTTGATTTCCGCGGCGACTGGAGCAGTAGGCGCGCTCAAAGGTCCGTTGCACGGAGGAGCTCCGGGTCCTGCGCTCGACATGGTTTTCGAAATCGGTAAAAAAGAAAACGCGGAGGATTATCTTAGAAATAAATTGATTCGAGGCGAACGGTTGATGGGGTTCGGTCATCGAATCTACAAGGTTCGGGATCCGAGAGCGGACGTTCTTGCAAGAGCCGCAAAAGATTTATACGAACTTCCGGAACTGAAGGAATTGTACGACCTCTCCCTGTTCGTGGAAGAAACGGCGCTTCGCTTATTAAAAGAATTCAAACCGGATCGGGTTCTCCATACGAACGTGGAATTTTATACGGCCCTTTTACTTCATGGGCTCGGATTACCCACGGAGTTATTCACTCCCGTATTTGCGATCGGACGTGCAGCAGGATGGATGGCGCATTGCCTGGAACAAAAAAAGGAAAGAATCTTGAGACCCGATGCGATCTATATCGGACCGGAGGACCGTCATTGGATTTGA
- a CDS encoding citrate synthase family protein gives MKNSSKKPFLSALEAAQELGVEVETIYAYVSRGILHSEPGGSKDRSKRYRREEVERLLLQREEKLHPGKTARAALTFGQPVLESAITLIQDEKLYYRGKNILDLAESYTFEQVCNLLWDTASSAFDSPWPLLGDACKKSLPHLSDRPLIDLCRILLGIAEYDDTGALLKTPEALQRTASRIVRLLCLFASRTIQGRMSIAETLWSSWKNSEASNSVRSKSHSKTVMDGKRSSNFTSEDKKAVRLIEASLILSADHELNVSSFTARCVASSDASLYQAVIAGLAALSGIKHGLLTEKTIELLESASVRKMDAKEILTERLRRGETIPGFGHPFYKNGDPRGKKLMELCERFFPKSKEFLSAKRIIDRATELLGDYPTIDAGLAVVCRTLKLPKGAGLALFAIGRSAGWMAHSMEQYQTGQLIRPRARYNGVAPETTSY, from the coding sequence ATGAAGAATTCTTCTAAAAAACCGTTTTTGTCCGCGCTCGAAGCCGCTCAGGAACTCGGGGTGGAAGTGGAGACGATCTACGCCTACGTAAGCAGAGGAATTCTTCATTCCGAACCAGGAGGTTCCAAGGACCGAAGTAAACGTTATCGACGCGAGGAAGTGGAACGACTTCTTCTGCAAAGAGAGGAAAAACTTCATCCGGGAAAAACGGCGCGTGCTGCGCTGACGTTCGGCCAGCCCGTTCTGGAATCAGCAATCACTCTGATTCAAGACGAAAAACTTTATTATCGCGGAAAGAATATTCTGGATCTCGCGGAATCCTACACGTTCGAGCAAGTTTGTAATCTTCTCTGGGACACGGCTTCGTCCGCTTTCGATTCCCCTTGGCCCTTGTTGGGGGATGCCTGCAAAAAATCTCTTCCTCATCTTTCCGATCGTCCCTTGATCGATCTTTGCAGGATTCTCCTCGGAATCGCGGAATACGATGATACGGGGGCGCTTCTAAAAACTCCGGAAGCTTTGCAGAGAACGGCTTCTCGAATCGTTCGACTTCTGTGTTTATTCGCGTCTCGCACAATCCAAGGGAGAATGTCGATCGCTGAAACTTTATGGTCGTCTTGGAAAAATTCCGAAGCGTCTAATTCTGTCCGTTCCAAATCACATTCGAAAACTGTAATGGATGGGAAAAGAAGTTCGAACTTTACGAGCGAGGATAAAAAAGCCGTCCGATTGATCGAAGCGTCTCTTATTCTATCGGCGGATCACGAACTCAACGTTTCTTCGTTCACGGCGCGCTGCGTGGCGTCCAGCGACGCGAGCTTGTATCAAGCGGTGATCGCCGGACTGGCCGCGCTTTCGGGAATAAAGCACGGTTTGTTAACCGAAAAAACGATCGAGCTGCTCGAGAGCGCGAGCGTTCGTAAAATGGACGCAAAGGAAATTCTCACCGAACGTTTGCGAAGAGGGGAAACGATTCCAGGGTTCGGCCATCCGTTTTACAAAAACGGAGATCCGAGAGGAAAAAAACTGATGGAACTCTGCGAACGCTTCTTTCCTAAGAGCAAGGAATTTCTTTCCGCAAAACGTATCATCGACCGGGCAACCGAACTGTTAGGAGATTATCCCACGATCGACGCGGGTTTGGCCGTGGTATGCAGAACGTTAAAACTTCCGAAGGGGGCGGGACTTGCGTTATTCGCCATCGGGAGATCGGCGGGTTGGATGGCGCATTCTATGGAACAATACCAAACGGGACAATTGATTCGGCCTCGGGCGCGTTATAACGGAGTCGCGCCCGAGACGACTTCGTATTAA
- a CDS encoding DUF342 domain-containing protein: MSDSLKNFTDSLLKDLEENENGFFKIENEDGLAYLSVFPAGKKGKPVDSKEILRRIELFQITEASPTVVKDLVQKSDGLSHLIGKWPGKPESSRIEIEIPEDKMKAFLIFHPPKYGGRILNTEQIRESIQLRGIQFGILQETIDQLSQEPEYGKRILIAEGAAPIPGKNGDIRILFIHPATPHLEEDQYGRVDFKNIQIIQSVAKDQKLAEKISPIPGKEGKNVLGEILPYDPGKEAEWKLGANVRLSSEGTTVHSLINGRPILDRQGTIRVDEVCHLENVDFSTGNVSFPGTIIVEGSIADGFTLETEGSIIVKKSVGKVFLKAGGDVVLSGGFMGRNGGLIESGADIYTRFVEQGRLIAKNTIFIEEASMHSELVAGESVVIRGGRGELIGGTCVAGKSVVCTKLGAVAETKTSVSVGIRPELLEDLEKLRSEVQKNQEILKKVELSLVKLHEDSQRRQLTPEEKESLPKLGAIKQKYSGILNNLLGQEQTMIMGFEPDKDSYVEVEQEIFPGVDIYPGKGKNFKVRLKEIPGPSFVFLGNDGNPQITKVRPKRLGILQEES; encoded by the coding sequence ATGAGCGACTCTCTCAAGAATTTTACAGATTCCCTTTTAAAGGATCTGGAAGAGAATGAAAACGGCTTCTTTAAAATCGAAAATGAAGACGGGCTCGCCTATCTATCGGTTTTTCCCGCGGGTAAAAAAGGAAAGCCGGTCGACTCCAAAGAAATCTTAAGAAGAATCGAACTCTTTCAAATCACGGAAGCTTCCCCCACGGTCGTCAAAGATCTTGTTCAGAAATCGGACGGACTTTCGCATCTCATCGGAAAATGGCCCGGCAAACCGGAAAGTTCCCGGATCGAAATCGAAATTCCCGAAGACAAGATGAAGGCTTTCTTGATTTTTCATCCTCCCAAATACGGAGGTAGAATTTTAAACACGGAACAAATCCGCGAATCGATTCAACTTCGCGGAATTCAATTCGGAATCCTTCAAGAAACCATCGATCAACTTTCGCAAGAACCGGAATACGGGAAACGAATTCTCATCGCGGAAGGAGCAGCGCCGATTCCTGGAAAAAACGGGGACATTCGGATCCTATTCATTCATCCCGCGACTCCTCATTTGGAAGAGGATCAATACGGAAGAGTGGATTTTAAGAATATTCAAATTATTCAAAGTGTTGCGAAGGATCAAAAACTCGCGGAAAAAATTTCTCCGATTCCCGGCAAGGAAGGAAAGAACGTTTTGGGAGAAATTCTTCCATACGACCCGGGAAAAGAAGCGGAATGGAAGCTCGGAGCCAACGTTAGACTCTCTTCGGAAGGAACGACGGTCCATTCGCTTATCAACGGAAGACCGATTCTCGATCGTCAAGGAACGATCCGAGTCGACGAGGTATGTCATCTCGAAAACGTGGACTTCTCGACCGGAAACGTAAGTTTTCCGGGAACGATCATCGTCGAAGGTTCTATCGCCGACGGGTTCACGTTGGAAACCGAAGGATCGATCATCGTCAAAAAATCCGTGGGCAAGGTATTTCTCAAAGCGGGAGGCGATGTCGTTTTATCGGGCGGGTTTATGGGAAGAAACGGCGGCCTGATCGAATCGGGAGCGGACATATACACGCGCTTCGTCGAACAAGGAAGATTGATCGCAAAAAACACGATCTTTATCGAAGAAGCTTCCATGCATTCCGAACTCGTGGCGGGAGAATCCGTCGTGATCCGCGGCGGGCGGGGAGAATTGATCGGCGGAACCTGTGTCGCGGGTAAATCGGTCGTCTGCACGAAGTTAGGCGCCGTCGCCGAAACCAAAACCTCCGTGTCCGTGGGAATTCGCCCCGAACTTCTGGAAGACCTGGAAAAGCTCCGTTCCGAAGTTCAAAAGAATCAGGAAATTCTAAAGAAGGTAGAATTGAGTCTCGTCAAACTTCACGAAGATTCGCAAAGAAGACAACTCACTCCCGAAGAAAAGGAAAGTCTTCCCAAGCTCGGAGCGATCAAACAGAAATATTCAGGAATTCTAAACAACTTGTTGGGTCAGGAACAAACCATGATTATGGGTTTCGAGCCGGACAAGGATTCGTATGTGGAAGTGGAGCAGGAGATCTTTCCCGGAGTGGACATCTATCCGGGCAAAGGGAAGAATTTCAAAGTCCGTCTCAAGGAAATCCCCGGACCTTCCTTCGTATTTTTAGGAAACGACGGTAATCCTCAGATCACGAAAGTACGACCGAAACGTCTCGGAATCCTGCAGGAAGAAAGCTGA
- a CDS encoding sulfite exporter TauE/SafE family protein, whose protein sequence is MQTELVITTISVAFLHGITSSLHCLGMCGPFAGTLNLAGEKSKFKTNLLYNLGRLLSYSTLGAIFGFVGSGLNLAGSLVSLHEFAAIVSGIFIVVFGLSLIQNAGPERSGFYQKILNYFASPLIASLKQGKNLSGASLSFGMVTGLLPCAVLYPAFSLALATGSAPSGILVMSSFFLGTFPALFLFGIGFRKILTKLPSGAIRFGGIAIILIGISMIFFRMNHSHADHEHSAPGVKTEWNSSPNEDHSHHH, encoded by the coding sequence ATGCAAACTGAATTGGTTATTACGACGATTTCGGTCGCCTTCCTTCATGGAATCACGAGTTCGCTTCATTGTCTCGGAATGTGCGGGCCGTTTGCGGGAACCTTAAACTTGGCGGGTGAAAAATCCAAATTCAAAACGAACCTACTCTACAATTTGGGAAGACTTCTCTCCTATTCCACGTTAGGCGCCATTTTCGGGTTCGTAGGTTCCGGTCTCAATCTCGCGGGAAGCCTGGTCTCATTACACGAGTTTGCGGCGATCGTTTCCGGAATTTTCATCGTCGTCTTCGGGCTTAGCCTGATTCAAAACGCGGGTCCCGAACGTTCCGGGTTCTATCAGAAAATTCTAAACTACTTCGCGTCTCCTTTGATCGCTTCCCTCAAACAGGGAAAGAATCTGAGCGGAGCCTCTCTCTCATTCGGAATGGTTACCGGACTTCTACCCTGCGCGGTTTTGTATCCCGCTTTCAGCTTGGCCCTCGCAACGGGAAGCGCACCTTCCGGAATTCTCGTAATGTCCTCCTTCTTTTTAGGAACGTTTCCCGCGCTCTTTCTATTCGGAATCGGATTTCGCAAGATTTTGACTAAATTGCCGAGCGGAGCGATTCGATTCGGAGGAATCGCGATCATTCTGATCGGAATTTCGATGATCTTCTTTCGGATGAATCATTCTCACGCAGATCATGAACATTCCGCTCCCGGAGTCAAAACCGAGTGGAATTCTTCTCCAAACGAGGATCATTCGCATCATCACTAA
- the ccoS gene encoding cbb3-type cytochrome oxidase assembly protein CcoS has translation MNALYLTIPMAMLIALGALVVFFWSLKSGQYEDIEGPKYRMLFDDDPPQTEKRNTGITSKKEESHAN, from the coding sequence ATGAACGCTTTGTATCTGACGATCCCGATGGCGATGTTGATCGCACTCGGGGCCTTGGTCGTATTCTTTTGGTCCCTAAAATCGGGACAATATGAAGACATAGAAGGTCCGAAATACAGAATGCTTTTCGACGACGATCCTCCGCAGACGGAAAAAAGAAATACCGGTATTACCTCGAAAAAGGAAGAATCCCATGCAAACTGA
- a CDS encoding heavy metal translocating P-type ATPase: MQTLTITNCYHCNTPIRSEKEIVFGELKGKTETFCCSGCRSLATLLVENGLTRFYDLRGSETLEPVASERKNRDDLETPSVYQEYVIQKENGICETLITIGKIHCSACVWLNERVLSERDGVLEVRINFATARMKLVYDRNKVDLNEIFAIIRKIGYEPSLYSPLKAETKVGLFSKDLFLRMALAGFSWGNIMLFSIGLYAGYFTGIEIEFKRLFHYVSWIFATPVYLYSGYPFYKGAIESIKRRMLSMDTLLFLGVSLAYFYSVYVTLSDKGEVYFDSVCTIYFFILIGKFLESAIRLKAGRKIGELLSTLPEEYTVLRDDVERSVSPNKIQTDDLILLKNGNRVPVDGILRSATAYFDESFLTGESKPVTRKEGESILSGALCLSSNVRMSASTTAKESTLARISSLIESSLQTKPSIQRTTDRFSTYFIQVVFLIAVATFSIFGFYYGTWEAATLNTISVLIVACPCALGLAVPAAYVVSNLLHGSKGILVKNPDSLEILSRADRIYFDKTGTLTLGRLSIQEERFLKQEDPLRIYSILISLESKSTHPLAVGLKKEIEKKLEVLHQTPIPISWKELKEIPGNGIEAVSLNGNQTYRIGNKQFVTYGRDPQDGKIYLGCNREPIVSFSMEDTVRPEARATIQTLTETIPFLGILSGDSKSNVQSLASALHLEHSLYELKPEEKLEEIRKAQNEGHTVVMVGDGINDSACLAAANLGISMGIASDLSIDKSDLVLLSNRLDSLVSAVRISKSTRRIIFQNILISLTYNSIMIPLAAFGFMLPVICAGFMTLSSLSVVLNSISLQWRTKL, from the coding sequence ATGCAAACCCTGACGATCACGAACTGTTATCACTGCAACACTCCGATCCGTTCGGAAAAGGAAATCGTATTCGGAGAACTGAAAGGAAAAACGGAAACCTTTTGCTGCTCCGGATGCAGATCCCTCGCAACCCTTCTGGTGGAAAACGGGCTGACTCGGTTTTATGATCTCAGGGGATCGGAGACCTTGGAGCCGGTCGCTTCCGAAAGAAAGAATCGAGACGATTTGGAAACCCCTTCCGTATATCAGGAATACGTGATTCAAAAGGAGAACGGAATCTGCGAAACCCTGATCACGATCGGAAAAATCCATTGTTCCGCCTGCGTATGGTTGAACGAACGGGTTCTTTCCGAACGAGACGGGGTTCTCGAAGTTCGCATTAATTTCGCGACCGCGAGAATGAAACTCGTCTATGATCGGAACAAAGTAGATCTCAACGAAATTTTCGCCATCATCCGAAAGATCGGTTACGAACCGTCCTTGTATTCGCCTTTGAAAGCGGAAACCAAGGTCGGACTTTTTTCCAAGGATCTGTTTCTCAGAATGGCCCTTGCGGGATTTTCTTGGGGAAACATCATGCTTTTCAGCATCGGACTCTACGCGGGATACTTTACGGGAATCGAAATCGAATTCAAACGACTCTTTCATTACGTTTCCTGGATCTTCGCGACTCCCGTTTATCTTTATTCTGGTTATCCGTTTTACAAAGGAGCCATCGAATCGATCAAACGAAGAATGTTGTCCATGGACACTCTTCTGTTTCTGGGAGTATCTCTCGCCTACTTTTACAGCGTCTACGTAACGTTAAGCGACAAAGGGGAAGTCTACTTCGATTCGGTCTGCACGATCTACTTCTTTATCCTGATCGGAAAATTTCTCGAATCGGCGATTCGTCTCAAAGCCGGAAGAAAAATCGGAGAACTTTTGTCCACCTTACCGGAAGAATACACCGTATTACGGGACGACGTCGAACGTTCCGTATCTCCGAACAAAATCCAAACAGACGATTTGATTCTATTAAAAAACGGAAACAGAGTTCCGGTGGATGGAATCTTACGTTCGGCTACTGCTTATTTCGACGAATCGTTCTTAACCGGAGAATCCAAACCTGTCACTCGGAAAGAAGGAGAATCGATTCTTTCCGGAGCGCTTTGTCTGAGTTCGAACGTTCGGATGAGCGCCTCCACCACCGCGAAAGAAAGTACGCTCGCGAGAATTTCCTCTCTGATCGAAAGTTCGCTTCAGACAAAACCGTCGATACAAAGAACCACGGATCGATTTTCGACGTATTTTATTCAAGTCGTGTTTCTAATCGCGGTTGCAACGTTTAGTATATTCGGATTTTATTATGGAACTTGGGAGGCCGCGACCCTCAACACGATCAGCGTTCTCATCGTCGCCTGCCCTTGTGCGCTCGGCTTGGCCGTTCCGGCGGCTTACGTGGTCAGCAATCTGCTGCACGGTTCCAAAGGGATTCTCGTCAAGAACCCGGATTCTCTGGAAATTTTGAGCCGCGCCGATCGAATCTACTTCGATAAAACCGGAACCTTGACGCTTGGCAGACTTTCGATTCAAGAGGAACGGTTTTTAAAACAGGAAGATCCTCTTCGGATCTATTCGATTCTGATTTCGCTTGAATCCAAATCCACGCACCCTCTGGCGGTCGGATTAAAAAAAGAGATCGAAAAGAAACTCGAAGTATTACATCAAACTCCGATTCCGATCTCTTGGAAAGAATTGAAGGAAATTCCGGGAAACGGAATCGAAGCGGTTTCCCTCAACGGAAATCAAACGTATCGAATCGGAAACAAACAATTCGTGACGTACGGCCGGGACCCTCAGGACGGAAAGATTTATCTCGGCTGCAATCGGGAACCGATCGTATCTTTTTCCATGGAAGATACGGTTCGTCCCGAAGCGAGGGCTACGATCCAAACGTTAACCGAAACGATTCCGTTCTTGGGAATTCTTTCGGGGGATTCTAAGTCCAACGTTCAATCCCTGGCTTCCGCTTTGCATTTGGAACATTCTTTGTATGAGTTAAAACCCGAAGAGAAGCTGGAAGAAATCCGAAAGGCACAGAACGAGGGACATACGGTCGTTATGGTAGGAGACGGGATCAACGACTCCGCCTGTTTGGCGGCGGCCAATCTGGGAATTTCCATGGGAATCGCATCCGATCTTTCCATCGACAAATCCGATCTCGTGCTTCTTTCCAATCGATTGGACTCTCTCGTTTCCGCGGTTCGAATCTCCAAAAGCACACGCAGAATCATATTTCAGAATATTCTAATATCCTTAACGTACAACTCGATCATGATCCCGCTCGCGGCCTTCGGGTTTATGCTTCCGGTCATCTGCGCCGGGTTTATGACTCTGAGTTCCTTATCCGTAGTCCTCAATTCGATCTCGTTACAATGGAGAACCAAACTATGA
- a CDS encoding FixH family protein, whose protein sequence is MALHRTMKFAFAWIGVAFIALIAATVVTIRYANNGYTGPIEKEYYEKGLNYEKSILEQRKMLAEGYSYENPLFQSNAELKAGKNPISIRFLKSGHPVSDAKLAVQIERSATDQWNRTLELKEDTENKGTYLGEIEFPEKGRWILSLRGETGGRILEKTQELNIQ, encoded by the coding sequence ATGGCTCTGCACAGAACTATGAAATTCGCGTTCGCTTGGATCGGAGTTGCGTTCATCGCTTTGATCGCCGCGACCGTGGTAACGATCCGATACGCGAACAACGGTTATACCGGACCGATCGAAAAGGAATATTACGAAAAAGGATTGAACTACGAAAAGTCCATTCTCGAACAAAGAAAGATGCTCGCGGAAGGTTATTCGTATGAGAATCCGCTTTTTCAATCGAACGCAGAACTCAAAGCCGGAAAAAATCCGATTTCGATTCGTTTTCTAAAATCCGGTCATCCGGTTTCCGACGCAAAACTCGCGGTTCAAATCGAAAGATCTGCCACCGATCAATGGAATCGAACCTTAGAGTTAAAGGAAGATACCGAAAACAAGGGAACTTACTTAGGGGAAATCGAATTTCCCGAAAAGGGAAGATGGATTCTCAGCCTACGCGGGGAAACCGGCGGAAGGATTCTTGAAAAAACACAAGAATTGAATATTCAATAA
- the ccoG gene encoding cytochrome c oxidase accessory protein CcoG — MVISRQISGKIRSARYLVEAFLLPFYFLLPWLRWGEHPLIRLDIPGRKFYLLGNIFTPQEGFYLHLFLIGMGLSLFFFTTLIGRVWCGWACPQTVFTDLFDLIGRTVLGSKYGKKDAPLFGKILVHKLWILVSVLGALAWVSYFADPYEMISDIRSASFFAAPPTWIYFVLFFTMTLYLDMAFVREQFCKYACPYARFQTVMMDADSVNVTYDYKRGEPRRKAGTQVGDCTACNLCLVVCPTGIDIREGVNVGCIACGKCVDACTKTMAKEGKKTLIGYMSENQANQPGAKIRWIRPRSIVYGVLLFGVAIVSSVLLYNRVPLYANVLPDRIIQPMEIPGGIVRNFYNAQILNMTFQNRNLNVSVEESTLHSPVRILLGGTEVPSISIQQNSSQDFRIILEAEIKEEDLRKTSHQITLKVGDAENKNYVLKKTIPFRIPIQDRN, encoded by the coding sequence GTGGTCATCTCCAGACAAATTTCCGGTAAGATTCGTTCGGCGAGATATCTTGTAGAAGCGTTCTTACTTCCGTTCTACTTCCTTCTTCCATGGCTGCGTTGGGGAGAACATCCTCTGATCCGGCTCGACATCCCCGGAAGAAAATTTTATCTGCTCGGAAACATCTTCACTCCGCAGGAAGGTTTTTATCTTCATCTCTTCCTGATCGGAATGGGACTTTCCCTTTTCTTTTTCACCACTTTGATCGGAAGGGTTTGGTGCGGTTGGGCCTGTCCTCAAACCGTGTTCACCGATCTGTTCGATTTGATCGGGAGAACCGTTCTCGGTTCCAAATATGGGAAAAAAGACGCGCCTCTATTTGGAAAAATTCTCGTTCATAAACTTTGGATTCTCGTGAGCGTCTTGGGCGCCTTGGCTTGGGTTTCCTACTTTGCCGACCCATACGAAATGATAAGCGACATCCGTTCGGCTTCGTTTTTCGCCGCTCCGCCGACTTGGATCTACTTCGTTCTCTTTTTTACGATGACTCTTTATCTCGATATGGCGTTCGTACGAGAACAATTCTGCAAATACGCCTGTCCTTACGCAAGATTTCAAACCGTGATGATGGATGCGGATTCGGTCAACGTCACTTACGACTACAAACGAGGAGAACCTCGCAGAAAAGCAGGAACCCAAGTCGGAGACTGCACGGCGTGTAACCTTTGTTTGGTGGTCTGTCCCACCGGAATCGATATTCGGGAAGGCGTCAACGTAGGCTGCATCGCCTGCGGAAAATGCGTGGACGCTTGCACCAAAACCATGGCGAAAGAAGGAAAGAAAACTCTCATCGGTTATATGTCCGAAAACCAAGCGAACCAACCCGGTGCGAAAATTCGATGGATTCGTCCGAGAAGCATCGTATACGGAGTTCTTCTTTTCGGAGTTGCGATCGTTTCCTCCGTTCTGCTTTACAACCGAGTTCCACTTTACGCAAACGTTCTACCGGATCGAATCATACAGCCGATGGAAATTCCGGGAGGAATCGTACGCAACTTTTATAATGCACAAATTTTGAATATGACGTTTCAGAATCGGAATTTGAACGTTTCCGTGGAGGAAAGCACTCTCCATTCTCCCGTTCGAATCCTTTTGGGAGGAACCGAGGTTCCCTCGATTTCGATCCAGCAGAATAGTTCCCAGGATTTCAGAATCATTTTGGAAGCGGAGATCAAAGAAGAAGATCTTCGGAAAACCTCGCATCAAATCACTCTCAAAGTCGGCGATGCCGAAAACAAAAATTACGTCCTAAAAAAGACGATTCCGTTTCGAATCCCGATTCAGGATCGAAACTAA